The Hydrogenophaga crocea genome contains a region encoding:
- the lepB gene encoding signal peptidase I codes for MGPITGVVLAAFVAYAAGWYAGAIEGNFSLLLFLATVVTGVYWVAERLYFLPQRRRVADVLAAEHEQRKAALAKQGFSQIEGDIEPARQKVLAQPWWLDWTAGLFPVILAVFLLRSFLFEPFKIPSGSMIPTLRVGDLILVNKYHYGIRLPVLNTKVWHNHDPQRGDVIVFRYPPQPSLDYIKRVIGLPGDEVAYLNKQLTVNGKPVPRVAQPDFFDKDSMRYAKQWRETLDGKAYNTLNDADRPAFVPGATEFPFADGCRYSVEGVVCKVPAGHYFMMGDNRDNSLDSRYWGFVPEANIVGKAFFVWMNFGDLSRIGSFE; via the coding sequence ATGGGTCCGATCACGGGCGTGGTGCTCGCCGCTTTCGTTGCGTACGCCGCGGGCTGGTACGCCGGCGCCATCGAAGGCAACTTTTCGCTGCTGCTGTTCCTGGCCACCGTGGTCACCGGGGTGTACTGGGTGGCCGAGCGGCTGTACTTCCTGCCGCAGCGCCGCCGCGTCGCCGATGTGCTGGCCGCGGAGCACGAACAGCGCAAGGCGGCGCTCGCCAAGCAAGGGTTCAGCCAGATCGAAGGCGACATCGAACCCGCGCGCCAGAAAGTGCTGGCCCAGCCCTGGTGGCTCGACTGGACCGCGGGCCTGTTCCCCGTGATCCTGGCGGTCTTCCTGCTGCGCTCGTTCCTGTTCGAGCCGTTCAAGATTCCTTCGGGTTCGATGATTCCCACGCTGCGCGTGGGCGACCTGATTCTGGTCAACAAGTACCACTACGGCATCCGCCTGCCGGTGCTCAACACCAAGGTCTGGCACAACCACGACCCCCAGCGCGGCGACGTGATCGTGTTCCGCTACCCGCCCCAGCCCAGCCTCGACTACATCAAGCGCGTCATCGGCCTGCCCGGTGACGAAGTGGCCTACCTGAACAAGCAGCTCACGGTCAACGGCAAGCCAGTGCCGCGCGTGGCCCAGCCCGACTTCTTCGACAAGGACTCCATGCGCTACGCCAAGCAATGGCGCGAAACGCTGGACGGCAAGGCCTACAACACGCTCAATGACGCCGATCGCCCGGCTTTCGTGCCCGGCGCCACCGAGTTCCCCTTCGCCGATGGCTGCCGCTACAGCGTCGAGGGCGTGGTGTGCAAGGTGCCCGCGGGGCACTACTTCATGATGGGCGACAATCGCGACAATTCGCTCGACTCGCGGTATTGGGGCTTCGTGCCCGAGGCGAATATCGTTGGCAAGGCGTTTTTCGTGTGGATGAACTTCGGCGATCTCAGTCGCATCGGTTCCTTCGAATGA
- a CDS encoding DUF4845 domain-containing protein encodes MKLKRQQQGLTFVGLVVVGVLLALAGLVAAQVFPTYLEYMAVQKAVNKASGGSTVAEVRDLFDKAATIDDIRTITAKDLTVGKEGDRVVVSFDYVREIHLAGPAWLVMKYKGRSK; translated from the coding sequence ATGAAGCTCAAGCGGCAGCAACAAGGGCTGACCTTTGTGGGCCTGGTGGTGGTGGGTGTGCTGCTGGCACTGGCGGGCCTGGTGGCCGCCCAGGTGTTTCCGACCTACCTTGAGTACATGGCCGTGCAGAAGGCCGTGAACAAGGCATCGGGCGGGTCCACCGTGGCCGAGGTGCGCGACCTTTTCGACAAGGCCGCCACCATCGACGACATCCGCACCATCACGGCCAAGGACCTCACGGTGGGCAAGGAGGGCGACCGCGTGGTCGTGTCCTTCGACTACGTGCGCGAGATCCACCTCGCCGGCCCCGCCTGGCTGGTCATGAAATACAAGGGCCGCTCCAAGTGA
- the rnc gene encoding ribonuclease III: protein MNPELLALQARLQHRFANPRLLERALTHRSFSADHNERLEFLGDSVLNLAISGLLFEKLGALPEGDLSRVRANLVKQDTLFELAQALGLSHGLRLGDGEKRSGGHKRPSILADALEAVIGSVFLDGGYEPAAALVRRLYAGVELNTRMSALGKDPKTELQEWLQARKMKLPVYRVVATLGEAHKQTFDVECTVQETGHSERGIGASRRAGEQAAAAAMLQHLQAKPA from the coding sequence TTGAATCCCGAACTGCTTGCGCTGCAGGCCCGCCTGCAGCACCGCTTTGCCAATCCCCGCCTGCTCGAGCGGGCACTGACCCACCGCAGCTTCAGCGCCGATCACAACGAGCGCCTGGAATTCCTGGGCGACTCGGTGCTCAACCTCGCGATCTCGGGCCTGCTGTTCGAGAAGCTCGGCGCCTTGCCCGAAGGCGATCTCTCGCGCGTGCGCGCCAACCTGGTCAAGCAGGACACGCTGTTCGAGCTGGCCCAGGCCCTGGGCCTGTCGCACGGCCTGCGCCTGGGCGACGGCGAGAAGCGCTCGGGCGGGCACAAGCGCCCCTCGATCCTGGCCGACGCGCTCGAAGCGGTGATCGGCTCGGTGTTCCTTGACGGCGGCTACGAACCCGCGGCCGCCCTGGTGCGCCGCCTGTACGCCGGTGTCGAGCTCAACACGCGCATGAGCGCGCTCGGCAAAGACCCGAAAACCGAGTTGCAGGAGTGGCTGCAGGCGCGCAAGATGAAGCTGCCTGTGTACCGCGTGGTGGCCACGCTGGGCGAGGCCCACAAACAGACCTTCGACGTGGAGTGCACCGTGCAGGAAACCGGCCACAGCGAACGCGGCATCGGCGCGTCGCGCCGGGCCGGCGAACAGGCGGCCGCCGCGGCCATGTTGCAACACCTTCAGGCCAAGCCCGCTTGA
- the era gene encoding GTPase Era, whose amino-acid sequence MANTPAPAPADTDLEAMLARALGKAAPEAAAPVEVDPATQRCGYVAIVGKPNVGKSTLLNALVGQKVSITSRKAQTTRHRITGIRTVAASQFIFVDTPGFQTRHGNALNRSLNKTVLGAVADVDLILFVVEAGHFNLADAKVLSLLPPNVPVVLLANKLDQVHRRGELAPWLRSMQERHPFAEFVPMSAKAPKDIERLFGICEKYLPQQPWIHDPEDLTDRSERFMAAEMVREKLFRLTGDELPYTSTVVIDRFEEEGQLRRIAATIVVEREGHKGMVIGDKGEKLKRIGTEARVELEKLWGGKVFLELWVKVRSGWADDDARVRSFGYE is encoded by the coding sequence ATGGCCAACACCCCCGCTCCCGCCCCCGCCGACACCGACCTCGAGGCCATGCTCGCGCGTGCCCTCGGCAAGGCCGCCCCCGAGGCGGCCGCGCCGGTCGAGGTCGACCCCGCCACCCAGCGCTGCGGCTACGTCGCCATCGTCGGCAAGCCCAACGTGGGCAAGTCCACGCTGCTCAACGCGCTCGTGGGCCAGAAGGTGAGCATCACCTCGCGCAAGGCGCAGACCACGCGCCACCGCATCACCGGCATCCGCACGGTCGCGGCCTCGCAATTCATCTTCGTGGACACGCCGGGCTTCCAGACGCGCCACGGCAATGCGCTCAACCGCTCGCTCAACAAGACCGTGCTGGGCGCGGTGGCCGACGTCGACCTGATCCTCTTCGTGGTCGAGGCCGGGCACTTCAACCTGGCCGATGCCAAGGTGCTGTCGCTGCTGCCGCCCAACGTGCCCGTGGTGCTGCTGGCCAACAAGCTCGACCAGGTGCACCGCCGCGGCGAGCTCGCGCCCTGGCTGCGCTCCATGCAGGAGCGCCACCCCTTCGCCGAGTTCGTGCCCATGTCGGCCAAGGCGCCCAAGGACATCGAACGCCTGTTCGGCATCTGCGAGAAGTACCTGCCGCAGCAGCCCTGGATACACGACCCCGAAGACCTGACCGATCGCAGCGAGCGCTTCATGGCCGCCGAGATGGTGCGCGAGAAGCTGTTCCGCCTGACCGGCGACGAACTGCCCTACACCTCCACCGTGGTGATCGACCGCTTCGAGGAGGAGGGCCAGCTGCGCCGCATCGCCGCCACCATCGTGGTGGAACGCGAAGGCCACAAGGGCATGGTCATCGGCGACAAGGGCGAGAAGCTCAAGCGCATCGGCACCGAGGCGCGCGTGGAGCTCGAAAAGCTCTGGGGCGGCAAGGTGTTCCTCGAGCTGTGGGTGAAGGTCCGCTCCGGTTGGGCGGACGACGACGCCCGCGTGCGATCGTTCGGTTACGAGTGA
- the recO gene encoding DNA repair protein RecO has translation MSTARRTVDEPAFVLHRYDWSESSLVLEVFTRHHGRIALVAKGVKRPTSQFRPVLLPLQPLQITWTGEAEVRALKAAQWRGGHVMPTGDALIAGAYLNELLMRLLARDDPHPRLFDHFTTAVQLLAERPEAQAVVVRAFELLLLRDTGQLPDLASEGQTFAPLDAGAAYVLLPEAGLRLAHDDDHHPLPAAHWLALQAALDEPAPFVPVMQACAEVASVLRIPLRNLLHYHGGVRVFRTRQMLLDVQALARRRGSAPPPSNET, from the coding sequence GTGAGCACGGCCCGCCGCACCGTCGACGAACCCGCCTTCGTACTGCACCGCTACGACTGGAGCGAGTCCAGCCTGGTGCTGGAGGTGTTCACCCGCCACCACGGGCGCATCGCGCTGGTGGCCAAGGGCGTGAAGCGGCCCACCTCGCAGTTCCGCCCCGTGCTGCTGCCGCTGCAGCCCTTGCAGATCACCTGGACCGGCGAGGCCGAGGTGCGTGCGCTCAAGGCCGCGCAATGGCGCGGCGGCCACGTGATGCCGACCGGCGACGCGCTGATCGCGGGCGCCTACCTCAACGAGCTGCTGATGCGCCTGCTCGCGCGCGACGACCCGCACCCGCGCCTGTTCGACCACTTCACCACCGCCGTGCAACTGCTGGCCGAGCGCCCCGAGGCACAGGCCGTGGTGGTGCGCGCCTTCGAGCTGCTGCTGCTGCGCGACACCGGCCAGCTGCCCGACCTCGCGAGCGAAGGCCAGACCTTCGCCCCGCTCGACGCCGGCGCGGCCTACGTGCTGTTGCCCGAGGCGGGCCTGCGCCTCGCGCACGACGACGACCACCATCCGCTGCCCGCGGCGCACTGGCTGGCGCTGCAGGCTGCGCTCGACGAGCCCGCGCCCTTCGTGCCCGTGATGCAGGCCTGTGCCGAGGTGGCTTCGGTGCTGCGCATCCCGTTGCGAAACCTGCTGCACTACCATGGCGGCGTGCGCGTGTTCCGCACGCGCCAGATGCTGCTCGACGTGCAGGCGCTTGCGCGCCGCCGCGGCAGTGCTCCTCCCCCTTCGAACGAGACCTGA
- a CDS encoding pyridoxine 5'-phosphate synthase: MAHARTALSVNLNKVALVRNTRHLGIPSVTRAATLCLEAGAAGITVHPRPDERHIRAHDVHDLAALLKAWPGREFNIEGNPFHNLMDFVRALRPHQATFVPDAEGQFTSDHGWRFPDDAGRLRPLIDECRALGVRVSLFMDAEADQMAAARAVGADRIELYTEPYAAAHATPARAGQLRRFAQAAQAALDAGLGVNAGHDLNRDNLTDFLRAVPGVSEVSIGHALIADALELGYAETIRAYNRCIADAFA; encoded by the coding sequence ATGGCCCATGCCCGCACCGCGCTGTCGGTCAACCTCAACAAGGTCGCCCTGGTGCGCAACACGCGCCACCTGGGCATCCCCTCGGTCACGCGCGCGGCCACGCTGTGCCTCGAGGCCGGTGCCGCCGGCATCACCGTGCACCCGCGGCCCGACGAGCGCCACATCCGCGCGCACGACGTGCACGACCTCGCCGCGCTGCTCAAGGCCTGGCCCGGGCGCGAGTTCAACATCGAGGGCAACCCCTTCCACAACCTCATGGACTTCGTGCGCGCGCTGCGCCCGCACCAGGCGACCTTCGTGCCCGATGCCGAGGGCCAGTTCACGAGCGACCATGGCTGGCGCTTTCCCGACGACGCCGGGCGGCTGCGCCCGCTGATCGACGAGTGCCGCGCGCTGGGCGTGCGCGTGAGCCTGTTCATGGACGCCGAGGCCGACCAGATGGCCGCAGCCCGAGCGGTGGGGGCCGACCGCATCGAGCTCTACACCGAGCCCTACGCGGCCGCGCACGCCACGCCCGCGCGCGCCGGGCAGCTGCGCCGCTTCGCGCAGGCCGCCCAGGCTGCGCTCGACGCCGGCCTGGGTGTGAACGCGGGCCACGACCTCAACCGCGACAACCTCACCGACTTCCTGCGCGCCGTGCCCGGCGTGAGCGAGGTCTCGATCGGCCACGCGCTGATCGCCGATGCGCTCGAGCTCGGCTATGCCGAGACCATCCGCGCCTACAACCGCTGCATCGCCGACGCCTTCGCATGA
- the acpS gene encoding holo-ACP synthase, which translates to MIYGIGTDICDLRRVRATFERQGDRFARKVLSDAEYAVWERRRARWPARGLSYLATRFSAKEAFSKAIGLGMRMPMSWRRCEIANLPSGQPVIVLHGELKTWFEARGLRAHVTVTDETDYAASFVVVEQTDPRTP; encoded by the coding sequence ATGATCTACGGCATCGGCACCGACATCTGCGACCTGCGCCGCGTGCGTGCCACCTTCGAGCGCCAGGGCGATCGCTTCGCGCGCAAGGTGCTCAGCGACGCCGAGTACGCGGTCTGGGAACGGCGCCGCGCGCGCTGGCCCGCGCGCGGCCTGAGCTACCTGGCCACGCGCTTCTCGGCCAAGGAGGCCTTCTCCAAGGCCATCGGCCTGGGCATGCGCATGCCCATGAGCTGGCGACGCTGCGAGATCGCCAACCTCCCCAGCGGCCAGCCCGTGATCGTGCTGCACGGCGAACTCAAGACCTGGTTCGAAGCCCGCGGCCTGCGCGCCCACGTGACCGTGACCGACGAGACCGACTACGCCGCAAGTTTCGTCGTCGTTGAACAGACCGACCCCCGCACCCCATGA
- the nagZ gene encoding beta-N-acetylhexosaminidase: MTLHAPLLIDIAGHALTDSDRQRLAHPIVGGLTLFGRNWRDRAQLSALCAEIKAVREDLLITVDHEGGRVQRFRTDDFTPLPPMAAFGELWLSGAGDGDAAMRAVNAATAAGYVLGAELRACGVDLSFAPVLDLDHVGNSVIGNRAFGRDPRVVGLLAQALMHGMRQAGMANCGKHFPGHGHVQGDTHHEIPRDPRSLKAILADDAQPYAWLSASLSAVMPAHVIYPKVDRRPAGFSARWLQDVLRDRLGFTGAVFSDDLGMAAAREIEGRPVSFGEAALAALTAGCDMVLLCNQSVVDGGQPIDEAIEALSRAAVQGDWQPSPASDERRRALLPSGPAMPWDELMVSARYMHALSLLP; the protein is encoded by the coding sequence ATGACCCTGCACGCCCCGCTCCTCATCGACATCGCCGGCCACGCGCTCACCGACAGCGACCGCCAGCGCCTCGCGCACCCGATCGTGGGCGGCCTCACGCTGTTCGGCCGCAACTGGCGCGACCGCGCCCAGCTCAGTGCGCTGTGCGCCGAGATCAAGGCCGTGCGCGAAGACCTGCTGATTACCGTGGACCACGAAGGTGGCCGCGTGCAGCGCTTCCGCACCGACGACTTCACGCCCCTGCCGCCCATGGCCGCCTTCGGCGAGCTGTGGCTGTCGGGCGCGGGCGACGGCGACGCCGCCATGCGCGCGGTCAACGCGGCCACTGCGGCCGGTTATGTGCTGGGCGCCGAGCTGCGCGCCTGCGGCGTCGACCTCAGCTTCGCGCCCGTGCTCGACCTCGACCACGTGGGCAATTCGGTCATCGGCAACCGCGCCTTCGGCCGCGACCCGCGCGTGGTGGGCCTGCTCGCACAGGCGCTCATGCACGGCATGCGCCAGGCCGGCATGGCCAACTGCGGCAAGCACTTTCCCGGTCACGGCCACGTGCAGGGCGACACGCACCACGAAATCCCGCGCGATCCGCGTTCGCTCAAGGCCATCCTGGCCGACGATGCCCAGCCCTACGCCTGGCTGTCGGCGAGCCTGAGCGCGGTGATGCCCGCGCACGTGATCTACCCCAAGGTCGATCGCCGGCCCGCGGGCTTTTCGGCGCGCTGGCTGCAGGACGTGCTGCGCGATCGCCTGGGCTTCACCGGTGCGGTGTTCAGCGACGACCTCGGCATGGCCGCGGCGCGCGAGATCGAAGGCCGCCCGGTGAGCTTTGGCGAAGCCGCGCTGGCCGCGCTCACGGCGGGCTGCGACATGGTGCTGCTGTGCAACCAGAGCGTGGTCGACGGCGGACAGCCGATCGACGAGGCGATCGAGGCCTTGTCGCGCGCGGCGGTGCAGGGCGACTGGCAGCCCTCGCCGGCCAGCGACGAGCGCCGGCGTGCGCTGCTGCCGTCCGGGCCGGCCATGCCCTGGGACGAGCTGATGGTGAGCGCGCGCTACATGCACGCGCTGTCGCTGCTGCCCTGA